A stretch of the Odontesthes bonariensis isolate fOdoBon6 chromosome 5, fOdoBon6.hap1, whole genome shotgun sequence genome encodes the following:
- the ubr5 gene encoding E3 ubiquitin-protein ligase UBR5 isoform X8 yields MTSIHFVVHPLPGTEDQLNDRLREVSEKLNKYSYNSHPHLSLLEQAALKQCVVGPNHAGFLLEDGRVCRISFAVQPDRLELGKPDGSDGSKLSSGSGTGRSSRPGRTSDPPWFLSGSDTLGRLAGNTLGSRWSSGVNGGSGGSGSGGGAGGGGAGSGSSGGGGGGSGGGGGGGGGTSGRSSTAARDSRRQTRVIRTGRDRGSGLLGSQPQPVIPASVIPEELITQAQVVLQGKSRSVIIRELQRTNLDVNLAVNNLLSRDDEDGDDGDDTASESYLPGEDLMSLLDADIHSAHPSVIIDADAMFSEDISYFGYPSFRRSSLSRLGSSRVLLLPLERDSELLRERESVLRLRERRWLDGASFDTERGSTSREGEPSLDKKSIPVQSPVSLGEELQWWPDKDGVKFVSIGAMFSELVAVSSKGELYQWKWNEPEPYRNAQNPSIHHPRVSFLGLANEKITLLSANSIRATVATETNKVATWVDDTLSTVASKLEHSAQAFPELQGERMVSLHCCALYTCAQLENSLYWWGVVPFSQRKKMLEKARAKNKKPKSSAGISSIPNITVGTQVCLRNNPLYHAGAVAFSVSAGIPKVGVLLESVWNMNDSCRFQLRSPESLKNMEKTTKTQEIKMESKPELVKTEMGPPPSPASTCSDTSSIASSASLPYKRRRSTPAPKEEEKVNEEQWPLREVVFVEDVKNVPVGKVLKVDGAYVAVKFPGTSSSMTNQSSAAAPTDSDPSSLLQDCRLLRIDELQVVKTGGTPKVPDCFQRTPKKLCIPEKAEILAVNVDSKGVHAVLKTGNWVRYCIFDLATGKAEQENNFPTSNLAFLGQSERNVAIFTAGQESPIILRDGNGTIYPMAKDCMGGIRDPDWLDLPPINSLGMGVHSLVNLPSNSTIKKKAAIIIMAVEKQTLMQHVLRCDYEACRQYLVNLEQAFLLDQGSQALGALLGHRCDGNRNILHAAVSVCFPVSNKETKEEEEAERSERNTFAERLSAVEAIANAISVVSSNSSGNRTGSSSSRGLRLREMMRRSLRAAGLGRHESGPSSSDHQDPVSPPIAPPSWVPDPPPMDPDGDIDFILAPAVGSLTTASTGTSQGPSTSTIPGPSTEPSVVESKDRKANAHLILKLMCDSVVLRPHLRELLSAKDARGMTPFMLAVSGRAYPAAITVLEAAQKMAKVGDPGIAEKEDADSVFMEMICPSGTNPDDSPLYVLCCNDTCSFTWTGAEHINQDIFECRTCGLLESLCCCTECARVCHKGHDCKLKRTSPTAYCDCWEKCKCKTLIAGQKAARLDLLYRLLTTTNLVTTPNSRGEHILLFLVQTVARQSVEHCQYRPPRIREDRNRKAANAEDSDMPDHDLEPPRFAQLALERVLQDWNALKSMIMFGSQENKDPLSASSRIAHLLPEEQVYLNQQSGTIRLDCFTHCLIVKCAPDITFIDTLLGTLVKELQNKYTPGRREEAVNVTRRFLRSVARVFVILSVEMASSKKKNNFIPQPIGKCRRVFQALLPYAVEELCNVAESLIVPVRMGIARPTAPFTLASTSIDAVQGSEELFSVEPLPPRPSPDQSSSSSQTAASYIIRNPQPRRSSQSQPVRGRDEEQDDIVSADVEEVEVVEGVAGEEDHHDDQEEQGEENVEAEGQHDEHDEDGSDMELDLLAAAETESDSESNHSNQDNASGRRSVVTAATAGSEAGSRVSLAFPIFGASSVPAFFSEDDSQSNDSSDSDSSSSQSDDVDQETFLLDEPLERTTSASHANSAAQAPRSMQWAVRNTPNQRASGSAPSSSSTTAASSTGLIYIDPTNLRRSSAISSSAAAAAAALEASNSSSYLTSASSLARAYSIVIRQISDLMSLIPKYNHLVYSQYPAAVKLSYQDAVNLQNYVEEKLIPTWNWMVSIMDSTEAQLRYGSALSSAGDPGHPSHPLHASQHSARRERMTAREEASLRTLEGRRRAATLLTARQGMMSARGDFLNYALSLMRSHNDEHSDVLPVLDVCSLKHVAYVFQALIYWIKAMNQQTTLDTPQMDRKRNREILELGLDNEDSEHENDEDTNQSSTLQDKDEDPVPAETGQNHPFFRRSDSMTFLGCIPPNPFDVPLAEAIPLADQPHLLQPNARKEDLFGRPSQGLYSSSYMTTKGLAEASMDRNCLEILPTKMSYSANLKNVMSMETGQRSTENQSVGEQELEASKPGPSPHDLAAQLKSSLLAEIGLTESDGPPLPSFRPHCSFMGMMISHDMLLGRWRLSLELFGRVFMEDVGAEPGSILTELGGFEVKESKFRREMEKLRNLQSRDLALEVDRDRDQLIQQTMRQLNAHFGRRCTTTPMAVHRVKVTFKDEPGEGSGVARSFYTAIALALLSNDKLPNLDCVQSVSKGMQASSTCHHDYYSNLMQRLRNRDRERERRSGGLRAGSRRDRDRDSRRQLSIDTRPFRPSSEGNPSDEPDPLPAHRQALGERLYPRVHAMQPAFASKITGMLLELSPAQLLLLLASEDSLRARVEEAMELLIAHGRENGADSILDLGLPEAPEKAQVNSQQENRKRHGSTRSVVDMELDDPDDGDDNAPLFYQPGKRGFYSPRPGKNTEARLNCFRNIGRILGLCLLQNELCPITLNRHVIKVLLGRKVNWHDFAFFDPVMYESLRQLIRHSQAGEADAVFAAMDLAFAIDLCKEEGAGQVELLSGGVNMPVTPLNVYEYVRKYAEHRMLVVAEQPLHAMRKGLLDVLPKNALEDLTAEDFRLLVNGCGEVNVQMLISFTSFNDESGENADKLLQFKRWFWSIVEKMSMTERQDLVYFWTSSPSLPASEEGFQPMPSITIRPPDDQHLPTANTCISRLYVPLYSSKQILKQKLLLAIKTKNFGFV; encoded by the exons TTCAAAGTTGAGCAGTGGTTCAGGGACAGGAAGGAGCTCCAGACCAGGCAGGACCAGTGATCCACCCTGGTTCCTGTCTGGTTCTGACACACTGGGCAGACTGGCAGGCAACACCCTTGG GAGTCGCTGGAGCTCTGGTGTAAATGGAGGCAGTGGAGGAAGTGGAagtggaggaggagcaggaggaggtggagcaggAAGTGGTAGCAGTGGAGGAGGCGGCGGCGgcagtggaggaggaggaggagggggcggCGGCACGTCAGGCAGGTCATCAACAGCGGCTCGCGATTCCCGTCGCCAGACCAGGGTGATCCGTACTGGAAGGGATCGTGGCTCAGGGCTTCTGGGTAGCCAGCCTCAGCCAGTCATACCAGCATCAGTCATCCCTGAGGAACTTATTACCCAG GCCCAGGTAGTCCTTCAGGGGAAGTCGAGGAGTGTGATCATCAGGGAACTCCAAAGGACTAACCTAGATGTCAACCTGGCTGTAAACAACCTTCTGAGCCGGGATGATgaggatggagatgatggagatgacaCAGCCAGCGAGTCCTACCTCCCTGGAG AGGACTTAATGTCCCTGTTGGATGCAGACATTCACTCAGCCCACCCGAGCGTCATCATTGACGCTGATGCCATGTTCTCTGAGGATATCAGCTACTTTGGCTACCCCTCTTTTAGACGCTCCTCACTCTCTCGCCTTGGATCCTCCAGAG TTCTCCTTCTTCCCTTAGAGCGTGACTCAGAGCTGTTGCGTGAACGTGAGTCTGTATTGAGGTTACGTGAGCGCCGGTGGCTTGATGGGGCTTCTTTTGATACGGAGCGAGGGTCCACCAGCCGCGAAGGTGAGCCAAGCCTCGACAAGAAGAGCATTCCAGTGCAGAGCCCCGTCTCCCTGGGAGAGGAGCTCCAGTGGTGGCCTGACAAG GATGGTGTGAAGTTTGTAAGCATTGGAGCTATGTTCTCAGAGCTGGTAGCTGTGAGCTCCAAAGGAGAGCTTTATCAATGGAAGTGGAATGAACCTGAACCATACAGGAATGCACAG AATCCTTCCATTCACCACCCTCGTGTATCCTTCCTGGGCCTGGCCAATGAGAAGATCACCTTACTCTCTGCCAACAGCATCAGAGCCACTGTAGCTACAGAAACCAATAAG GTGGCCACATGGGTGGATGATACACTGAGCACTGTGGCCTCTAAGCTGGAGCACAGCGCTCAGGCTTTCCCTGAGCTGCAGGGGGAACGCATGGTGTCCCTTCActgctgtgcactttatacgtGTGCACAGCTGGAGAATAGCCTCTACTGGTG GGGTGTTGTGCCTTTTAGTCAAAGGAAGAAGATGCTTGAGAAGGCCAGAGCCAAGAACAAAAAGCCAAAGTCCAGTGCTGGCATCTCCTCAATACCCAACATCACTGTGGGAACACAG GTATGCTTGAGGAATAACCCCCTCTACCATGCCGGTGCCGTGGCCTTTTCTGTCAGTGCCGGAATTCCCAAAGTAGGCGTTCTCTTGGAGTCTGTTTGGAACATGAACGACAGCTGCAGGTTCCAGCTGCGCTCTCCAGAGAGTCTCAAGAACATGGAGAAGACTACTAAGACCCAGGAAATCAA GATGGAAAGCAAGCCAGAGCTGGTGAAGACTGAGATGGGTCCTCCTCCCTCCCCAGCATCTACCTGCAGTGATACCTCTTCCATTGCTAGCAGTGCCTCGCTGCCCTACA AGCGAAGGCGTTCTACCCCAGCtccaaaagaagaagagaaggtgAATGAGGAGCAGTGGCCTCTCAGGGAGGTGGTCTTTGTGGAGGATGTTAAGAACGTTCCCGTGGGAAAG GTGCTTAAAGTGGATGGTGCGTATGTTGCGGTGAAGTTTCCTGGAACATCAAGCAGcatgaccaatcagagcagtgcGGCGGCTCCCACTGACTCAGACCCGTCATCGCTGTTGCAGGACTGTAGGCTCCTCAGAATAGATGAACTACAG GTGGTCAAAACTGGCGGAACTCCTAAGGTTCCAGATTGTTTTCAGCGAACACCTAAAAAGCTCTGTATTCCAGAGAAGGCAGAAATTCTTGCTGTAAATGTTGACTCCAAAG GAGTCCACGCAGTGCTGAAAACTGGTAACTGGGTAAGATACTGTATCTTTGACCTGGCCACAGGCAAAGCTGAGCAGGAGAATAACTTTCCTACTAGTAACCTGGCTTTCCTGGGGCAGAGTGAGCGCAATGTGGCCATCTTCACTGCAGGACAG gAGTCTCCCATCATCCTTAGAGATGGAAATGGCACAATCTACCCTATGGCCAAAGACTGCATGGGTGGGATTCGAGATCCTGATTGGTTGGACCTGCCACCCATTAACAGCCTGGGAATGGGGGTTCACTCTCTAGTCAATCTCCCGTCTAACTCCACgattaaaaagaaagctgctATTATAATTATGGCTGTCGAG AAACAGACGCTGATGCAGCATGTTCTGCGTTGTGACTACGAAGCTTGTCGGCAGTATCTGGTGAACCTTGAGCAGGCCTTCCTTTTGGATCAGGGCAGCCAGGCGCTTGGAGCACTTCTTGGCCACCGATGTGATGGAAACCGTAACATCCTGCATGCTGCCGTTTCTGTCTGCTTCCCCGTTAGTAACAAGGAAACCAAAGAGGAGGAAG AGGCTGAAAGGTCGGAGAGAAACACATTTGCAGAGCGTCTGTCTGCTGTAGAGGCGATTGCCAATGCCATCTCTGTGGTTTCAAGCAACAGTTCTGGAAATAGGACTGGCTCCTCCAGTAGCAGAGG GCTTCGTCTAAGAGAGATGATGCGGAGGTCTTTAAGGGCAGCAGGTCTTGGTCGTCACGAGTCTGGCCCATCGTCCAGTGACCATCAGGACCCTGTTTCCCCACCCATTGCCCCACCCAGTTGGGTCCCTGACCCTCCACCAATGGACCCTG ACGGAGACATTGACTTCATTCTAGCACCAGCTGTTGGTTCACTCACCACTGCCTCCACTGGTACCAGCCAGGGACCCAGCACCTCCACCATACCAG gGCCATCAACTGAGCCATCTGTGGTTGAATCTAAAGACAGGAAGGCCAATGCCCACCTTATTTTAAAGCTGATGTGTGACAGTGTTGTTTTGAGGCCACACCTACGGGAGCTGCTCTCTGCAAA AGATGCCAGAGGAATGACCCCATTCATGTTGGCTGTCAGTGGGAGAGCCTACCCAGCGGCTATTACGGTGCTTGAGGCTGCTCAAAAAATGGCCAAAG TGGGTGACCCGGGCATTGCAGAAAAAGAGGATGCAGATTCtgtgtttatggaaatgatttgCCCCTCGGGAACCAACCCAGATGATTCTCCACTGTATGTTCTCTGCTGCAACGACACCTGCAGCTTCACTTGGACTGGAGCTGAACACATTAACCAG GACATATTTGAGTGTCGAACATGTGGCTTGCTGGAGTCCCTCTGTTGCTGCACTGAGTGTGCGAGAGTCTGCCACAAAGGACACGACTGCAA GCTGAAAAGAACTTCTCCTACAGCATATTGTGACTGTTGGGAGAAGTGCAAGTGTAAAACACTGATAGCTGGCCAGAAGGCTGCTCGCCTGGATTTGCTGTACAGGTTACTCACAACCACAAACCTGGTCACCACACCAAACAGCAG GGGGGAGCATATTTTACTGTTCCTGGTGCAGACTGTTGCCAGGCAAAGTGTTGAACACTGTCAGTATAGACCGCCACGTATCAGAGAAGACAGGAACCGCAAGGCTGCCAATGCAGAAG ACTCTGATATGCCGGATCATGACCTTGAACCTCCTCGCTTTGCTCAGCTGGCACTGGAGAGGGTCCTACAAGATTGGAATGCCCTCAAATCCATGATTATGTTTGGTTCTCAGGAAAATAAAGACCC ACTTAGTGCCAGCAGCAGAATTGCCCACCTCCTGCCTGAAGAACAGGTCTACTTGAATCAGCAGAGCGGCACCATTCGCCTTGACTGTTTCACGCACTGCCTCATTGTCAAGTGCGCTCCTGACATCACT TTCATAGACACTTTACTGGGTACTCTGGTAAAGGAGCTGCAGAACAAGTACACTCCTGGCCGGAGAGAGGAGGCAGTCAACGTCACCAGGAGGTTCCTGCGCTCTGTTGCCCGCGTGTTTGTTATTCTTAGCGTGGAGATGGCTTCATCCAAGAAGAAAAA CAACTTTATCCCCCAGCCCATTGGGAAATGTCGGCGTGTTTTCCAGGCTCTCTTGCCCTATGCTGTGGAAGAGCTTTGCAATGTGGCAGAGTCGCTCATTGTTCCAGTGCGAATGGGTATCGCAAGACCTACAGCTCCTTTCACTTTGGCCAGCACCAGCATTGATGCAGTCCAGGGCAGCGAGGAGCTTTTCTCTGTTGAACCGTTGCCTCCCAGACCCTCACCTGACCAGTCCAGCAG CTCAAGCCAAACTGCTGCCTCTTATATCATCAGAAATCCTCAGCCTCGGCGCAGCAGCCAGTCTCAGCCTGTTAGAGGAAGAGACGAGGAGCAGGACGACATTGTATCAGCAGATGTGGAAGAG GTTGAAGTTGTAGAGGGAGTAGCTGGTGAGGAAGACCATCACGATGACCAAGAGGAACAGGGCGAGGAAAATGTCGAAGCAGAGGGGCAGCACGATGAGCACGATGAGGATG GAAGTGATATGGAGTTGGACCTGCTGGCAGCAGCGGAAACTGAGAGCGACAGTGAAAGTAACCACAGCAATCAGGATAATGCGAGTGGCCGCAGGAGTGTGGTCACAGCAGCAACTGCTGGCTCTGAAGCAG GCAGTAGGGTGTCCTTGGCATTTCCTATTTTTG GTGCCAGCAGTGTCCCTGCCTTCTTTTCAGAGGATGACTCCCAGTCCAACGACTCAAGTGACtcggacagcagcagcagccagagtGATGATGTTGACCAAGAGACATTCCTTTTAGATGAGCCACTAGAAAGGACTACAAGTGCTTCGCATGCTAATAGTGCAGCCCAGGCTCCTCGCTCCATGCAGTGGGCTGTTAGAAACACCCCCAACCAAAGGGCGAGTGGTAGCGCTCCGTCCAGCTCTTCAACAACAGCTG CGAGCTCCACGGGCTTGATATATATAGACCCCACCAACTTGCGCCGCTCCAGTGCAATCAGCTCTAGTGCTGCAGCGGCAGCGGCAGCTTTGGAAGCCAGCAACTCCAGCAGCTACCTGACATCGGCCAGCAGTCTTGCCCGTGCCTATAGCATTGTCATCAGGCAGATATCGGACCTCATGAGTTTGATTCCCAAGTATAACCATCTTGTCTACTCCCAGTATCCTGCTGCCGTAAAGCTCTCCTACCAAGATGCCGTCAACCTGCAG AACTATGTTGAAGAAAAGCTCATTCCCACGTGGAATTGGATGGTTTCCATCATGGATTCCACTGAGGCTCAGTTGCGATATGGCTCAGCTCTGTCATCTGCTGGAGACCCCGGTCACCCCAGTCACCCGCTCCACGCCTCTCAGCATTCAGCGCGCAGGGAGCGCATGACTGCTCGGGAGGAGGCCAGCCTCCGCACTCTGGAAGGGCGCAG GAGAGCAGCCACACTGTTGACCGCCCGTCAAGGCATGATGTCAGCACGGGGCGACTTCTTGAACTATGCCCTTTCACTGATGCGCTCCCACAATGATGAGCATTCTGATGTGCTTCCTGTCCTGGATGTGTGCTCGCTGAAACACGTGGCCTACGTTTTCCAGGCTCTTATCTATTGGATAAAGGCTATGAACCAGCAAACCACCCTGGATACGCCACAGATGGATAGAAAGAG GAATAGAGAGATTTTGGAACTTGGTTTGGACAATGAGGATTCTGAGCACGAAAATGACGAAGACACCAATCAAA GTTCAACTCTGCAGGACAAGGATGAGGACCCTGTTCCGGCCGAGACGGGTCAGAACCACCCCTTCTTCCGTCGTTCTGACTCCATGACCTTCTTGGGCTGCATCCCACCCAACCCCTTTGATGTTCCTTTGGCAGAGGCCATTCCACTGGCAGACCagccccatctgctgcag CCCAATGCCAGAAAGGAGGATCTGTTCGGGCGTCCCTCTCAGGGCTTGTACTCTTCTTCTTACATGACAACCAAAGGCCTGGCTGAGGCGAGCATGGACAGGAACTGCCTGGAG ATCCTGCCCACGAAGATGTCTTACTCAGCAAACCTGAAAAATGTCATGAGCATGGAAACTGGCCAGCGGAGCACTGAGAACCAGTCAGTGGGAGAGCAGGAGCTGGAGGCTTCGAAACCAGGCCCTTCTCCTCATGACCTCGCTGCCCAGCTGAAAAGCAGCCTACTCGCTGAGATTGGCCTCACTGAAAGTGACGGTCCGCCTCTCCCTTCATTCAG GCCTCACTGCAGTTTCATGGGGATGATGATCTCACATGATATGCTTCTTGGCCGCTGGCGTCTGTCACTTGAGCTCTTTGGTCGTGTCTTCATGGAGGATGTAGGAGCTGAGCCTGGATCG ATTCTCACTGAGCTTGGTGGATTCGAGGTAAAAGAATCCAAGTTCCGACGGGAGATGGAGAAGCTAAGAAACCTGCAGTCCCGTGACTTGGCCCTGGAAGTAGACCGTGATCGAGACCAGTTAATACAGCAGACAATGCGTCAGCTGAATGCACACTTTGGCAGGCGGTGCACTACCACACCCATGGCTGTTCACCGGGTGAAGGTCACTTTCAAAGACGAGCCTGGAGAGGGCAGCGGCGTGGCCCGCAGCTTCTACACCGCCATCGCACTGGCCCTCCTCTCCAACGACAAGCTGCCCAACCTGGACTGTGTTCAGAGTGTCAGCAAGGGCATGCAGGCCAGCAGTACGTGTCATCACGATTATTATTCAA ATCTAATGCAACGTCTGAGGAACCGAGACCGGGAAAGAGAAAGGAGAAGTGGAGGGCTTCGAGCAGGATCTCGGAGAGACCGAGACAG AGATTCAAGGAGGCAGCTGTCAATAGACACCAGGCCTTTCAGGCCTTCATCAGAGGGAAATCCCAGCGATGAGCCTGATCCTCTGCCTGCACACAGACAAGCCCTTGGAGAAAGACTGTACCCAAGAGTTCACGCAATGCAGCCG GCGTTTGCCAGTAAAATTACAGGTATGTTGCTGGAACTGTCTCCTGCTcaactgctgctgcttctgGCCAGTGAGGATTCTCTCCGAGCCAGAGTAGAAGAGGCCATGGAGCTTCTCATTGCACACGGAAG GGAAAATGGTGCCGACAGCATACTGGATCTGGGTCTCCCTGAGGCTCCAGAAAAAGCCCAGGTAAACTCA CAGCAGGAGAACCGGAAACGCCATGGTTCAACACGCAGCGTGGTTGACATGGAGCTGGATGACCCAGATGATGGGGATGATAACGCTCCTCTGTTCTACCAGCCAGGCAAACGAGGCTTTTACTCCCCTCGGCCTGGTAAAAATACAGAGGCCAGACTTAACTGCTTCCGTAACATTGGCAG AATACTGGGGTTATGTCTGCTGCAGAATGAACTCTGTCCTATTACATTGAATAGACATGTCATCAAAGTGCTGCTCGGTAGGAAG GTGAACTGGCATGACTTTGCATTCTTTGACCCGGTCATGTATGAAAGCCTGCGGCAGCTGATCCGCCATTCACAGGCTGGTGAAGCAGATGCAGTATTTGCTGCCATGGATCTGGCCTTTGCTATTGACCTCTGCAAAGAGGAAGGAGCTGGACAG gtgGAGCTTCTGTCTGGTGGTGTCAACATGCCAGTAACTCCCCTTAATGTGTACGAGTATGTGAGGAAGTACGCAGAGCACAGAATGCTGGTGGTGGCTGAGCAGCCTCTCCAT GCAATGAGGAAAGGTTTGCTGGATGTGCTCCCCAAAAACGCGCTAGAAGACTTAACGGCAGAGGACTTCAGGCTGCTAGTTAATGGCTGTGGAGAAGTCAACGTTCAGATGCTGatcagcttcacttccttcAACGATGAATCAG GGGAAAATGCAGACAAACTACTCCAGTTTAAACGATGGTTTTGGTCCATAGTGGAGAAGATGAGTATGACTGAGAGGCAAGACCTG GTGTACTTCTGGACCTCCAGCCCCTCTCTGCCAGCCAGCGAGGAGGGTTTCCAGCCAATGCCCTCCATCACCATCAGGCCTCCAGACGACCAGCATCTCCCCACAGCCAATACCTGCATCTCGCGTCTCTACGTGCCACTCTACTCTTCTAAACAGATACTCAAACAAAAACT